Proteins from one Longimicrobium sp. genomic window:
- a CDS encoding lytic transglycosylase domain-containing protein: protein MSTTADRTRPLSGALRVPALVAALALAAWVAPARAQHADSATVAPASADAAETINRDFWRWVRDRARQVREMSGGPFAFAMQFRISPQLARTIHDAAESQGLDPELGFRLVRAESAFNPRARSHAGALGYTQLMPSTARWLDRRMTTRERILEPEPNLRVGFGYLRRLIDKYDGDVRLALLAYNRGEGAVDRDLRSGRNPENGYTRRVLGMGRDRYRGPGRR from the coding sequence TTGAGCACGACAGCCGATCGAACGCGGCCACTCTCCGGCGCGCTGCGAGTTCCCGCGCTGGTGGCCGCCCTGGCACTGGCCGCCTGGGTCGCGCCCGCCCGCGCCCAGCACGCCGACAGCGCCACCGTGGCGCCCGCAAGTGCCGACGCCGCCGAGACCATCAACCGCGACTTCTGGCGCTGGGTGCGCGACCGCGCGCGGCAGGTGCGCGAAATGAGCGGCGGCCCGTTCGCGTTCGCCATGCAGTTCCGCATCTCGCCCCAGCTGGCACGCACCATCCACGACGCCGCCGAAAGCCAGGGGCTGGACCCGGAGCTGGGCTTTCGCCTGGTGCGGGCGGAAAGCGCGTTCAACCCCCGCGCGCGCAGCCACGCCGGCGCGCTGGGCTACACGCAGCTGATGCCCTCGACGGCGCGCTGGCTGGACCGGCGGATGACGACGCGCGAGCGCATCCTGGAGCCCGAGCCCAACCTGCGCGTCGGCTTTGGATACCTGCGGCGGCTGATCGACAAGTACGATGGCGACGTGCGCCTGGCGCTTCTGGCGTACAACCGCGGCGAAGGCGCCGTCGACCGGGACCTGCGCTCGGGCCGCAACCCGGAGAACGGGTACACACGGCGTGTCCTGGGCATGGGCCGGGACCGGTACCGGGGTCCGGGGCGGCGGTAG